In Campylobacter sp. 2014D-0216, the following proteins share a genomic window:
- a CDS encoding anaerobic ribonucleoside triphosphate reductase: protein MKIKFIIKRDKSQVVFDTTKIKNSIFKANLNSSDEKLDEQKLDRLCDEVVSLLDEGIQVEKIQDLIEEVLIKNSLVNTAKSYMLHHQQKLLTHKNDRGLLSLYDSLTFQDSKEADLKRENANINSDSAMGMMLKYGSEGAKYYVDQCVLPKHIAKAHQNGDIHIHDKDFYMLTQTCCQIDLLKLFENGFSTGHGSLREPNDIRSYASLACIALQANQNEMHGGQSIPNFDFAMAKGVAKTFQKEYKKAIKAFFEIKLEQNIDDQCFENANFQASCEKACLKTLLKSLPSYQQDFLEKANAYAYKKALVETQNATYQAMEALVHNLNTMNSRAGAQVPFSTLNYGTDTSFEGQMVVENLLKATIKGLGEGETPIFPVQIFKVKEGVNYHEKDPNYKLFQLAIECASKRLFPNFSFLDASFNIKYYKKGDYNSEVAYMGCRTRVMANVYDKSKEITSGRGNLSFTSINLVRLAIEAKGNLELFYSFLKEKLELVYEQLLHRYQIQSLKKAKNFPFLMGEGIWINSDTLKENDSVEKVIAHGTLAIGYIGLCESLVALVGSHHGQSQEARELGLQIVRFMREFVDKKAFKDKLNFSLIATPAEGLSGRFLKLDQKKYGILKGITDKEFYTNSFHIPVDFPISIYEKIQIEAPYHELNNGGHITYVELNGDVSKNLESFKRIIQCMKESNIGYGSINFPLDRDPVCGYSGVIDEFCPKCHRKEDDVKFERIRRITGYLVGTLDRFNNAKKAEVHARIKHNFH, encoded by the coding sequence ATGAAGATAAAATTTATTATAAAAAGAGATAAAAGCCAAGTTGTGTTTGATACTACAAAGATCAAAAATTCCATTTTTAAAGCCAATCTTAACTCAAGCGATGAAAAATTAGACGAGCAAAAACTAGATCGGCTCTGCGATGAGGTTGTATCTTTGCTTGATGAGGGTATCCAAGTAGAAAAAATCCAAGATCTAATCGAAGAAGTTTTGATTAAAAATTCCCTAGTAAATACCGCCAAATCATATATGCTCCACCACCAACAAAAGCTACTAACCCACAAGAACGACCGAGGTTTATTGAGTTTATACGATAGCTTGACTTTTCAAGACTCTAAGGAAGCAGATCTTAAAAGAGAAAATGCAAACATCAATTCAGACAGTGCTATGGGTATGATGTTAAAGTATGGCTCAGAAGGAGCAAAGTACTATGTTGATCAATGTGTCTTGCCAAAACATATAGCAAAAGCACACCAAAACGGCGATATACACATACACGACAAAGACTTTTATATGCTAACTCAAACGTGCTGTCAAATTGACTTGCTAAAGCTTTTTGAAAATGGTTTTAGCACAGGGCATGGAAGCTTGCGAGAGCCAAATGATATCAGATCTTATGCATCGCTAGCATGTATCGCCCTACAAGCTAACCAAAACGAAATGCACGGAGGTCAATCTATACCTAATTTTGACTTTGCCATGGCAAAAGGCGTGGCAAAAACTTTTCAAAAAGAGTATAAAAAAGCCATAAAAGCATTTTTTGAAATAAAATTAGAGCAAAACATAGATGATCAATGCTTTGAAAATGCTAACTTTCAAGCTTCATGTGAAAAAGCATGCTTAAAAACACTTTTGAAATCTTTACCAAGCTACCAACAAGACTTCCTAGAAAAAGCTAATGCTTACGCGTATAAAAAAGCACTCGTTGAAACGCAAAATGCTACTTATCAAGCCATGGAAGCTTTGGTGCATAATCTTAACACTATGAACTCAAGAGCAGGAGCACAAGTTCCTTTTAGTACGCTAAATTATGGCACTGATACATCTTTTGAAGGACAAATGGTGGTAGAAAATTTACTCAAAGCCACGATTAAAGGACTAGGAGAGGGTGAAACGCCCATTTTCCCTGTGCAAATTTTTAAAGTAAAAGAAGGTGTTAATTACCATGAAAAAGACCCTAACTATAAGCTTTTTCAGCTTGCTATAGAATGTGCGTCTAAAAGACTTTTTCCAAATTTTAGCTTTTTAGATGCGAGTTTTAACATAAAATACTATAAAAAGGGCGATTATAACAGCGAAGTGGCTTATATGGGGTGTAGAACTAGGGTTATGGCAAATGTTTATGATAAGAGTAAAGAAATCACAAGCGGTAGAGGAAATTTAAGTTTTACAAGTATCAACCTTGTGCGTTTAGCTATAGAAGCCAAAGGAAATTTGGAGCTTTTTTACTCATTTTTAAAAGAAAAATTAGAGCTTGTGTATGAGCAGTTACTGCATAGATATCAAATTCAAAGCCTAAAAAAGGCTAAAAATTTCCCATTTTTAATGGGCGAGGGAATTTGGATAAATTCAGATACTTTAAAAGAAAACGATAGCGTAGAAAAAGTGATCGCGCATGGGACTTTAGCTATAGGTTATATAGGGCTTTGTGAAAGCTTAGTAGCTTTGGTGGGTTCTCATCATGGGCAAAGCCAAGAAGCAAGAGAGCTTGGCTTGCAAATCGTGCGTTTTATGCGTGAATTTGTCGATAAAAAAGCATTCAAAGACAAACTGAATTTTTCACTCATAGCCACTCCAGCTGAAGGATTAAGTGGAAGATTTTTAAAGCTAGATCAAAAAAAATATGGCATTTTAAAAGGCATAACCGATAAAGAATTTTATACCAATTCTTTTCATATTCCTGTGGATTTTCCTATCAGTATCTATGAAAAAATTCAAATAGAAGCTCCATATCATGAGCTAAATAACGGCGGGCATATTACTTATGTAGAGTTAAATGGCGATGTGAGTAAAAACCTAGAAAGCTTTAAGCGTATCATACAATGCATGAAAGAAAGTAACATCGGATATGGCTCGATCAACTTCCCGCTAGATAGAGACCCAGTGTGTGGTTATAGCGGTGTGATAGATGAGTTTTGCCCAAAATGTCATAGAAAAGAAGATGATGTTAAATTCGAACGCATTAGAAGGATCACAGGTTATCTAGTGGGAACGCTTGATCGTTTTAACAATGCGAAAAAAGCAGAAGTGCATGCAAGAATTAAGCACAACTTTCATTAG
- the nrdG gene encoding anaerobic ribonucleoside-triphosphate reductase activating protein, producing the protein MQELSTTFIRLAGVEKESIVDGYGLRYVIFTQGCPHRCKGCHNPQTHDFNKGYLQDLASLYDEICKNPLLQGVTFSGGEPFMQAKNLSMLAKHIKALGLDLTIYTGFTYEELLQEQAMKELLIYADVLIDGKFILEQKDLSLKFKGSKNQRIIDVAKTLAQDKIILL; encoded by the coding sequence ATGCAAGAATTAAGCACAACTTTCATTAGACTAGCAGGCGTTGAAAAAGAATCCATTGTCGATGGTTATGGTTTGCGTTATGTGATTTTTACTCAAGGTTGCCCTCATCGCTGCAAAGGTTGCCATAACCCACAAACACATGATTTTAACAAGGGATATTTGCAAGATTTAGCAAGTTTATATGATGAGATTTGTAAAAATCCTTTGCTTCAAGGTGTTACTTTTAGTGGTGGAGAGCCTTTTATGCAAGCAAAAAATTTAAGCATGCTAGCAAAGCATATTAAAGCTTTGGGGCTTGATCTTACTATATACACAGGCTTTACTTATGAAGAGTTGTTGCAAGAACAAGCCATGAAAGAATTACTCATTTATGCTGATGTTTTGATTGATGGGAAGTTTATCTTAGAGCAAAAGGACTTGTCATTAAAATTCAAGGGTAGTAAAAACCAACGTATAATTGATGTGGCAAAAACTTTAGCACAAGATAAAATCATACTTTTGTAA
- the sodB gene encoding superoxide dismutase [Fe], whose product MFELRKLPYEADAFGDFLSAETFAYHHGKHHQTYVNNLNNLIKDTEFAGKDLVYIVQNSSGGIFNNAAQVYNHDFYFDCIKPKTCCGCGCSLSDEFKAAVEKDFGSMENLKEEFIKGATGVFGSGWFWLVYNTQNQKLELVATSNAATPITEGKVPLLVVDVWEHAYYVDHRNARPAYLEKFYAHINWEFVAKAYEWAIKEGMNSVSFYANELHPLN is encoded by the coding sequence ATGTTTGAATTAAGAAAACTACCTTATGAAGCAGATGCTTTTGGGGATTTTTTAAGTGCAGAAACTTTTGCTTATCATCATGGTAAACATCACCAAACTTATGTAAATAACCTAAACAATCTTATCAAAGATACTGAATTTGCAGGAAAAGACTTAGTATACATCGTGCAAAATTCAAGCGGTGGAATTTTCAACAACGCTGCTCAAGTGTATAATCATGACTTTTATTTTGACTGCATTAAGCCAAAAACATGCTGTGGTTGTGGCTGTTCTTTAAGCGATGAATTTAAAGCAGCAGTGGAAAAAGACTTTGGTTCTATGGAAAATTTAAAAGAAGAATTTATCAAAGGTGCTACAGGGGTATTTGGCTCTGGTTGGTTTTGGCTAGTTTACAACACTCAAAATCAAAAACTAGAATTAGTAGCTACAAGCAATGCTGCTACACCTATTACTGAAGGTAAAGTTCCACTTTTAGTAGTAGATGTATGGGAGCATGCTTACTATGTAGATCATCGCAATGCACGTCCTGCGTACTTAGAAAAATTCTATGCACACATTAACTGGGAATTTGTAGCAAAAGCTTATGAATGGGCTATCAAAGAAGGTATGAACTCAGTAAGCTTTTATGCAAACGAACTTCACCCACTAAACTAA
- a CDS encoding autotransporter outer membrane beta-barrel domain-containing protein — translation MVSSKTGNTTIDNHGSIIANGNSQPFGIYNNGGTIDSITNSGLIAGKIAIRVEGSNATINTINNSGTIKTTEDTDGYGAIVVWSATTINNINNSGLIYNKNKAETTGAAMYFANGKFGTIENSGTILDDTGIGGMYLTALGGGTIGETIINSGTILSKKAVGISLVYSSKLGSIIQKGGLIAGGTAGIMIDHTSTIGSNDKSPNTNAIDLDKGAVIASATMAKNGDLTLNPNGTALQNDGAIKGNINLNNESKIIGSVLNRGSITGNITLNGKSYITSINNEKTIQGSIDLKGNSQIDTILNKGTIEKGITLANKSQIGSINNEGTIEKGIHLNQSFISSIENKGTISGDGITLANESQVGSIINHEGAKADLDLKGGSFVGSITNNGDMTITRDDTSKIGAFNNEGSIKNKFENKDFMQTFENKQGATLEQGLENTGAIGAIDNKGHIAGISNLANIKTKDNKDKAHIGTIINSGTISHVKMPLATLDDTANMDHAYAIYNNGTIDFLYNQANAVINGGINNEGSMNIINHGSIHNGITNTGTITLSSNFTPSFNKASEHNNGFIGKNNNGHQLENNDKGKISIDGWYFNALEYTKDNNQRLENSIIIGGDNLGGIYADNIYVNTKDLVLNQIYDSNTFFADKNGNSQGNETNNGAGVDASNIHSISGIYNFVNVGKGQYAAVVDTKELSGKTLAKSMVYASRLRAINISNMLRDITSQNFQTEFSQALNMQLSKQGEAYGNDADLLAELEDIFIPNKNPHAKNHTFLLPYYNHSNIKIGKTTGHLKVNTSGLIGGSQRELPKDYGVIGFYLGYEDSKKEQARQRLRFDDKTYYGGLTYYGVLARDGINQYYLSARTILDYTQSDIEKSYQSLPVSVESDTKVYGYGAEIKLGANYYNTLDIARISPELGLSYYGMSNKNFSLYHLGGTKEHYLAEQFNFIDASAALKWYKPWSDKLRTNLTMGAIVNLYNDAKGNLKLGTNHLSAKVETSKYYGFGQLGLSYAIAHNADLSLNYAGAFTFDDTSSHTMFLKLGLWW, via the coding sequence GTGGTAAGTAGTAAAACCGGTAATACTACCATTGATAATCATGGCTCTATCATCGCAAATGGAAATAGTCAGCCTTTTGGTATCTACAACAATGGTGGCACGATCGATAGTATTACTAACTCGGGTTTAATTGCAGGTAAAATTGCAATTCGTGTGGAAGGTAGTAACGCAACTATTAACACCATTAACAATAGCGGCACTATTAAGACAACGGAGGATACTGATGGTTATGGGGCTATTGTTGTGTGGAGTGCTACTACTATTAACAATATTAATAATTCAGGTTTGATATACAATAAAAATAAAGCAGAAACTACTGGTGCTGCTATGTATTTTGCAAATGGTAAATTTGGCACGATTGAAAATAGTGGAACTATTTTAGATGATACCGGAATAGGAGGGATGTATTTAACCGCATTGGGTGGTGGAACAATAGGAGAAACTATAATCAACAGTGGAACTATATTATCTAAAAAAGCGGTTGGTATTAGTCTAGTATATAGCTCTAAACTAGGTTCAATAATACAAAAAGGAGGACTTATTGCCGGAGGCACCGCAGGTATTATGATCGATCACACAAGTACCATCGGCTCAAACGATAAATCCCCTAACACCAACGCTATTGATCTAGACAAGGGCGCAGTAATTGCCTCAGCTACTATGGCTAAAAATGGCGATTTGACACTTAACCCAAATGGTACAGCCTTACAAAATGATGGTGCTATTAAGGGCAATATCAATCTTAACAATGAATCTAAAATCATTGGTTCTGTTTTAAACAGAGGATCTATCACAGGTAATATCACTCTTAATGGTAAGTCTTATATCACTTCCATTAACAATGAAAAAACCATCCAAGGTTCTATAGACTTAAAAGGTAATTCTCAAATAGATACTATTTTAAATAAAGGCACCATTGAAAAAGGTATCACACTAGCAAATAAAAGCCAAATAGGTTCTATAAACAACGAAGGCACCATTGAAAAAGGTATCCACCTAAATCAAAGCTTTATATCTTCTATAGAAAATAAAGGCACTATTAGTGGTGATGGTATTACACTAGCAAATGAAAGTCAAGTAGGTTCTATCATTAACCATGAGGGTGCTAAAGCTGACTTAGACTTAAAAGGAGGCTCTTTTGTAGGTTCTATCACTAACAATGGTGATATGACAATCACTAGAGATGATACAAGCAAGATAGGTGCTTTTAATAATGAAGGTAGTATTAAAAACAAATTTGAAAACAAAGACTTTATGCAAACCTTTGAAAACAAACAAGGTGCTACCTTAGAACAAGGCTTAGAAAACACAGGTGCTATAGGAGCTATTGATAATAAAGGTCATATAGCAGGTATTAGCAATTTAGCAAATATAAAAACTAAAGACAATAAAGATAAAGCTCATATTGGAACTATCATCAACTCAGGAACCATTAGCCATGTTAAAATGCCTTTAGCAACACTAGATGATACAGCTAATATGGATCATGCTTATGCTATTTATAATAATGGCACAATAGACTTTTTATATAATCAAGCTAATGCTGTCATTAATGGAGGCATTAACAATGAAGGCTCTATGAATATCATCAATCATGGTAGCATACACAATGGTATTACAAATACAGGTACTATTACACTTAGTTCTAATTTTACTCCAAGCTTTAACAAAGCAAGTGAACATAATAATGGCTTTATTGGTAAAAATAACAATGGCCACCAATTAGAAAACAATGATAAGGGTAAAATTAGCATAGATGGTTGGTATTTTAATGCTTTAGAATATACTAAAGATAACAACCAAAGATTAGAAAATTCTATCATCATAGGTGGAGATAATCTAGGTGGTATTTATGCAGATAATATTTATGTTAATACTAAAGATTTAGTATTAAATCAAATCTATGATAGTAATACTTTCTTTGCAGATAAAAATGGAAATAGCCAAGGAAATGAAACTAACAATGGTGCAGGTGTAGATGCAAGCAATATCCATAGCATTAGTGGAATTTATAACTTTGTGAATGTAGGTAAGGGTCAATATGCAGCCGTAGTAGATACTAAAGAACTTAGTGGTAAAACCTTAGCAAAGTCTATGGTATATGCTTCAAGATTAAGAGCGATTAATATCTCTAATATGTTAAGAGACATCACCTCTCAAAACTTCCAAACAGAATTCTCTCAAGCATTAAATATGCAATTATCTAAACAAGGTGAAGCTTATGGTAATGATGCAGACTTATTAGCAGAATTAGAAGACATCTTCATTCCTAATAAAAACCCACATGCAAAAAACCATACTTTCTTATTGCCTTATTATAATCACTCTAATATCAAGATAGGAAAAACAACAGGTCATTTAAAGGTTAATACTAGTGGTTTAATAGGAGGTTCTCAAAGAGAACTACCTAAAGACTATGGTGTGATAGGTTTTTATCTAGGATATGAAGATAGTAAAAAAGAACAAGCTAGACAAAGACTAAGATTTGATGATAAAACATACTATGGTGGTTTAACTTATTATGGAGTATTAGCAAGAGATGGGATTAATCAATACTATCTTAGTGCTAGAACAATCTTAGATTATACTCAAAGTGATATAGAAAAAAGCTATCAAAGCTTACCTGTTAGTGTAGAAAGTGATACTAAGGTATATGGTTATGGAGCAGAAATTAAACTAGGTGCAAATTATTATAATACTTTAGATATTGCAAGAATTTCTCCTGAGCTTGGTCTTAGTTATTATGGTATGAGTAATAAAAACTTTTCTCTTTATCACTTAGGTGGAACAAAAGAACACTACCTAGCAGAACAGTTTAATTTTATTGATGCAAGTGCTGCTTTAAAATGGTATAAACCATGGAGTGATAAATTAAGAACCAATCTTACTATGGGAGCTATTGTAAACTTATACAATGATGCAAAAGGAAATTTAAAACTAGGCACTAATCATCTTAGTGCAAAAGTAGAAACTTCAAAGTATTATGGGTTTGGACAATTAGGTCTTTCTTATGCTATAGCACATAATGCTGACTTATCACTCAATTATGCAGGTGCATTTACCTTTGATGATACTAGTTCACATACGATGTTTTTAAAACTAGGTTTATGGTGGTAA
- the purM gene encoding phosphoribosylformylglycinamidine cyclo-ligase produces the protein MNISYEDAGVSIDNGNAFVEAIKPLVKETFNENVLGGIGSFSGAFAMPSGFKNPVMLAATDGVGTKLRLAIDSQKFDTIGEDLVAMCVNDLICNFATPLFFLDYYATAKLDVEVAKKVVAGIANGCKKANCALIGGETAEMPGMYHSNDFDLAGFSVGMAEKDEIDRRSFVKNGDILLALPSSGLHSNGYSLARKVLFEAQKLKFDDKIDGKNLIDVLLEPTRIYVKDFLKLKPFINALAHITGGGLVENLPRVFPKGIGAIIRKHHLKTPEIFYQIGQSVEEAEMYRSFNMGVGLVMVVDPANVSKVLENSDAYVIGEVVLNEGVILE, from the coding sequence ATGAATATAAGCTATGAAGATGCGGGTGTAAGTATAGATAATGGCAATGCTTTTGTAGAAGCGATCAAGCCTTTAGTAAAAGAAACTTTCAATGAAAATGTTTTGGGTGGTATAGGCTCTTTTTCGGGTGCTTTTGCTATGCCAAGTGGGTTTAAAAACCCTGTTATGTTGGCAGCAACTGATGGAGTAGGCACAAAGTTGCGTCTTGCTATTGATAGTCAAAAATTTGACACCATAGGTGAAGACTTAGTGGCAATGTGTGTAAATGACTTGATTTGTAATTTTGCTACACCTTTGTTCTTTTTAGATTACTATGCAACTGCAAAACTTGATGTAGAAGTAGCTAAAAAAGTTGTAGCAGGAATTGCTAATGGTTGTAAAAAGGCAAATTGCGCTCTAATAGGCGGAGAAACTGCTGAAATGCCAGGAATGTACCATAGTAACGATTTTGACCTAGCAGGTTTTTCAGTAGGTATGGCCGAAAAAGATGAGATCGATAGAAGAAGTTTTGTCAAAAACGGAGATATTTTACTAGCCCTACCTAGTAGCGGACTTCATTCTAATGGATATTCTTTGGCTAGAAAAGTACTATTTGAAGCCCAAAAACTAAAATTTGATGATAAAATAGATGGTAAAAATTTAATCGATGTTTTACTTGAACCTACAAGAATTTATGTAAAAGACTTTTTAAAATTAAAACCATTTATCAATGCACTAGCTCATATCACAGGTGGTGGATTGGTGGAAAATTTACCAAGAGTTTTTCCAAAAGGAATAGGCGCGATCATTAGAAAACATCATTTAAAAACCCCTGAAATTTTCTACCAAATAGGACAAAGCGTAGAAGAAGCTGAAATGTATAGAAGCTTTAATATGGGCGTGGGCTTAGTTATGGTAGTAGATCCTGCAAATGTGAGTAAAGTTTTAGAAAATTCAGATGCTTATGTTATAGGCGAAGTTGTATTAAACGAGGGAGTGATTTTAGAATAA
- the coaE gene encoding dephospho-CoA kinase (Dephospho-CoA kinase (CoaE) performs the final step in coenzyme A biosynthesis.) — MQNAYFVTSSIAGGKSSFIKIVQNLGFETLSADTIAHELLNTHANSIAKMFHNNDLITTGKIDRKKLGAIVFNDLNAKKKLEDFLHPKIKEVILQKAKISDQKNKAFFIELPLFFENKHYHGLGKSILIYTPKELLLQRLMQRDNLDKNQALKRIQLQLDIEEKLKKADFVIKNNSSYMIFEENVLNFLKHTLKVMDEIL; from the coding sequence ATGCAAAATGCTTATTTTGTAACTTCAAGCATAGCAGGTGGAAAGTCAAGTTTTATCAAAATAGTCCAAAATTTAGGCTTTGAAACCTTAAGTGCTGATACAATAGCACATGAACTTTTAAACACACATGCTAACTCTATCGCTAAAATGTTTCATAATAATGATTTAATCACAACAGGAAAGATAGATAGAAAAAAGCTAGGTGCTATCGTTTTTAATGACTTAAATGCTAAAAAAAAGCTAGAAGATTTTTTGCACCCTAAAATCAAAGAAGTGATTTTGCAAAAAGCCAAAATTTCAGATCAAAAAAATAAAGCTTTTTTTATAGAACTGCCTTTGTTTTTCGAAAACAAACACTATCATGGTTTAGGAAAAAGTATATTAATTTACACTCCAAAGGAACTTTTGCTTCAAAGACTTATGCAAAGAGATAATTTAGACAAAAACCAAGCCTTAAAAAGAATTCAATTGCAACTTGATATAGAAGAAAAGTTAAAAAAAGCAGATTTTGTGATAAAAAATAACTCAAGTTATATGATTTTTGAAGAAAATGTGCTAAATTTTTTAAAACACACTTTAAAGGTAATGGATGAAATTTTATAA